The genomic segment CGGCGAGTAGCTTATCAGGCACAAACGAAAGTGGTTCGGTTGTCTTTGCCGCCAAGACCTTACCGTCGATGATTTCGGCCGGCAATACGACCTTGGATGTCGGCACAGCTTCGGCTGGTCCTTTGGCCAATATTGTGATTACCGAAAATGAAGCTGATGCCATTACTACGACGAATGGTTTGAGAATCAAGCTACCTTCGGCCTTGAGCGATACCTATTTCGATACGACGGCAACCCCAACCCTCGATACAAGCGGCAATAGCAGCGGTGCCGTCGGCTCTGTTTCCTTCGAGGGAGGGGCCGGCACCGAGAATGTGATGGTCATAGCTGTCACGACCGCCTTTACCGCCGGAGATTCGGTTACGATATCGGGGGTGCAGCTTGATACCGGGACTGTTTCGGGCAATGGGAAGCTCCTTCTCTCGATCGACGGTGGAACGGACTATCTTGTTCGGGATAGCAAGGTTGTTACGGTCATGGATACAAGCAGTAACACCTGGCTCGGAAGCTCCGGAACGAATTGGAGTACCGACGGTAACTGGTCCCTCGGAACTGCCCCTACGGCCGGCCAAAACGTTACAATAAAAAATGTCAGTAATGAACCAGTACTGGACGCCAATACAGCCAATCTTGCAGATCTTATTATAGAAGAAGGTGCATCTCTTGATTTGTCGGGTAACGACCTTACTGCCGATTCCGTAACCAATGATGGGACGATCCTGCTTCAGGGAGATGAGGGCGTAACAATAAACGGCAACACCTACGATGCTATTGCAGATTTCGACCCTGCAAGTGGTAGCGTCGAGTATTACGGCTCCGGCTCCTATTCTTCTCTCGCTTTCGGCAACACATACTACGATCTTACCATTTCAGGCGGAGGAAACTACGCTCTTGGGGCGGCTCTCACCGTTGAGAACGGTCTGACTGTCTCTTCTGGAACCCTGGATGCCTCGGGAGGCGCCTACGATCTTCTCCTCGAAGGCGATGTTGATTTCAGCGGCGGTGCATTCTCCAAAGGGACGGGAACCTTTACCCTTCAGGCGGCAGATGCCCAGAGTCTTGATCCTAACGCACAAGACCTCGGGGCTTTCCTTGTGACCGGTAGCGGAACTGCCGTTACCCCTTCGGGAGATCTTACCGTGGATTCGCTTACCATTGATTCCGGTGCCTCTTTGACGATTGGGACGGGCATCAGCGTCGATGTGGGAAGTGGTGCGCTTACCAATGCGGGAACCCTCATAAGCTCAGGGGCCATTACTGCAGGAGATTTCTCGTCTACCGGGACCTTTACCAATTCTGCGGCCAATACCATCTCTGCATCGGGCGATGTCGTCATATCAGGAAGCTTCGGTGGTACTTCAACCGACAACACCTTGACCATGAGTGGGGACGGAACAAGCCTTGACACCTCGGAAAACTTGGGGAATCTGAGCGTCGATCCCGGTAGTGGCAACATCGTTTCCCTTGCAAATAACGCCCTTGTTCTCGACGGTGATCTTGCCATTAACAGCGGAAGCCTTAAGGTAGCGGGGCTTGGCCTCACCGTCTCAGGCTCTTTTTCCAATTCCGATACCCTCGGCTTTGCCGGTGGAGAGAGTACGGTATCCCTTCCCTCGTCACCGATACCCGGTACGGTGCACTACTATGGCAACAGCAGCACCACTGGTTTGGTAGGAGGAAATTCCTATACCGATCTGCTGTTCGAAAACAGCATCGATACAAATTCTGTTACCTGGACGCTTTCAGCCGATCTTTCCGTGTCCGACATGCTGACAGTTGGCTCGTCTACCACCCTTTCCACAGGAGGGAATAATGTAACGGCGAGTGGGGATCTGGATGTAAGTAGTGGAACGCTGGACGCGGGAGGATCCGGGACGATTACGATAGGAGGAGATGTCAGCTTCGGAACGCTGACTGGCGGATCGGGATCGACGCTGGAGCTTGACGGGAGCAGTGCCCAGGCTATCGTGCCGAACGGACAGAGCTTTGGAGCGGTGAACCTAAGCGGGAGCGGAGGAGTGACGCTGAGCGGGACCGGGAGTTTCCAGTCGCTGACGATAGCGGGAGGAGAGAGCCTGACCCTGGGAGGAGGGGCGGTAACGACGGGGCTGACGGTGAACGGAACCGTGACGAATGGGGGAAGCCTCTACCTGAACAGCGACGATGCCGGAGGACCGACGAGTCTGTCTATGGCGGACGGGACGACGATAGCGAACAGCGGAGTATTGCAGGTGGCATCATCCACAGGGGCGGTAGAGCTGTCGAGTCCGGGAACGACGACGCTGACGGGGAACGAGCTTGACGTAAACGGAAAAAGCCTGAACCTGGGGGGATTTGAAACGGCGGTAGATCATACCCTTGGGGCGGGAGATACAGTAACGCTGGTGGGAGATGCGACGTTCAGCGGAACGCTGACGCTGAATGGGACGGGGGCATCGCTGACGACGGGAAACAATACACTATCGACGGGAACGCTGACACTAACGGAAGGGACGGTAGTGGTAAGCGGGAGCGGGGATGTTGATGCGGGAAGCGGGGCGGTGACGGTCGGAGCCAGCGGTGTGATGACCTTCAATACGACGGGAAGTCCCG from the Sediminispirochaeta bajacaliforniensis DSM 16054 genome contains:
- a CDS encoding beta strand repeat-containing protein, giving the protein MTGYPAASAGDRDRVNVIFYEIPNTISGTIYFAIRDPGNDGTHPDYSGTGGHFRVDYYLYGGSGAYSDTTSRLQDYSGSQSSAIAAGTELDSYTADTETDSSDNGWVYFTGVSPSEGEKIGNKYYFKIAIIGQAENVYQNAFQLDVSYSDSGSPSGIASARAFAFNLTFGMTHQSGDSSTIGDWSFYPFVPDEATDSLTASNYSLGGSFSPAPTAEMYTYDDTSAGSVTVSDFPSGSASTDFSIGTETNRTWKLVISEADTSNEEYPADVWFNNSNSGEAYRIYSAKYKPPAADHVSVDEADGAAVSDGSDTERIVFQIVDSSGDPVPYEKNLYISLSGSMGGSPEIADASDTDQNLPASTAVITTTSDGMGWIDITDATEETVSVTVFTDGSSTDGNRTASSLSGTNESGSVVFAAKTLPSMISAGNTTLDVGTASAGPLANIVITENEADAITTTNGLRIKLPSALSDTYFDTTATPTLDTSGNSSGAVGSVSFEGGAGTENVMVIAVTTAFTAGDSVTISGVQLDTGTVSGNGKLLLSIDGGTDYLVRDSKVVTVMDTSSNTWLGSSGTNWSTDGNWSLGTAPTAGQNVTIKNVSNEPVLDANTANLADLIIEEGASLDLSGNDLTADSVTNDGTILLQGDEGVTINGNTYDAIADFDPASGSVEYYGSGSYSSLAFGNTYYDLTISGGGNYALGAALTVENGLTVSSGTLDASGGAYDLLLEGDVDFSGGAFSKGTGTFTLQAADAQSLDPNAQDLGAFLVTGSGTAVTPSGDLTVDSLTIDSGASLTIGTGISVDVGSGALTNAGTLISSGAITAGDFSSTGTFTNSAANTISASGDVVISGSFGGTSTDNTLTMSGDGTSLDTSENLGNLSVDPGSGNIVSLANNALVLDGDLAINSGSLKVAGLGLTVSGSFSNSDTLGFAGGESTVSLPSSPIPGTVHYYGNSSTTGLVGGNSYTDLLFENSIDTNSVTWTLSADLSVSDMLTVGSSTTLSTGGNNVTASGDLDVSSGTLDAGGSGTITIGGDVSFGTLTGGSGSTLELDGSSAQAIVPNGQSFGAVNLSGSGGVTLSGTGSFQSLTIAGGESLTLGGGAVTTGLTVNGTVTNGGSLYLNSDDAGGPTSLSMADGTTIANSGVLQVASSTGAVELSSPGTTTLTGNELDVNGKSLNLGGFETAVDHTLGAGDTVTLVGDATFSGTLTLNGTGASLTTGNNTLSTGTLTLTEGTVVVSGSGDVDAGSGAVTVGASGVMTFNTTGSPALISGDFTSSGTVNNSQTTLVRASGDVEIDGSFGTPANSTIEMSGASATINTVVQ